The DNA segment CATGGGCGTGCTGGTCAAACTGATTTCTGAATTAAATAATGCGCTGGGCGTGACCTGCGTCGTGGTTTCTCACGATGTGCCGGAAGTCCTGAGTATTGCCGATCACGCCTATATTATGGCGGACAAAAAGATTGTGGCCCACGGCAGCGCGCAGGCGTTGCAAGAGAATGACGACCCGCGTGTGCGTCAGTTCCTGGATGGCATTGCAGACGGGCCGGTCCCGTTCCGCTATCCTGCGGGCGATTATCACTCTGATTTACTCGGAACAGGGAGTTAAGCCACTCATGCTGTTAAATGCACTGGCGACGCTGGGACATAAGGGGATTAAAACTCTCAGAACGTTCGGGCGCGCCGGGTTAATGTTGTTCAATGCGCTGGTTGGCAAACCGGAGTTTCGTAAGCACGCGCCGTTGCTGGTGCGCCAGCTTTATAATGTGGGCGTCCTGTCGATGCTGATCATTATTGTTTCTGGCGTGTTTATCGGCATGGTGCTGGGGCTGCAGGGCTATCTGGTACTCACCACCTATAGTGCGGAAACCAGTCTGGGGATGTTAGTGGCGCTGTCGCTGCTGCGTGAACTCGGTCCGGTTGTCGCCGCGCTGCTGTTTGCGGGGCGTGCGGGCTCTGCGCTGACCGCTGAAATTGGCCTGATGCGCGCGACCGAACAGCTTTCCAGTATGGAAATGATGGCCGTCGATCCACTGCGCCGGGTGATCTCTCCGCGTTTCTGGGCGGGCGTGATTTCGCTGCCGCTGCTGACGATTTTGTTTGTGGCCGTCGGAATCTGGGGCGGTTCTCTGGTCGGCGTAAGCTGGAAGGGGATTGATGCTGGCTTCTTCTGGTCCGCGATGCAGAATGCCGTCGACTGGCGTCTGGATCTGGTCAACTGTTTGATTAAAAGCGTGGTGTTCGCCATTACGGTAACCTGGATTGCATTATTCAATGGGTATGATGCGATTCCAACCTCGGCGGGAATCAGCCGGGCAACCACACGCACCGTTGTGCACTCGTCGCTGGCCGTTCTGGGTCTGGACTTTGTACTGACCGCATTGATGTTTGGGAATTGAGTTCATGCAAACGAAAAAAAATGAAATTTGGGTGGGGATCTTCTTGTTAGCCGCATTGCTGGCCGCGCTGTTTGTCTGCCTGAAGGCGGCCAACGTGACCTCTATGCGCACAGAACCGACCTACACGATTTACGCGACATTCGATAATATCGGCGGCCTGAAAGTGCGTTCGCCAGTGCGTATCGGTGGTGTGGTCGTGGGCCGCGTGGCGGATATCTCCCTGGATCCGAAGACCTATTTACCGCGCGTGACGCTGGACATCGAAGAACGTTATAACCACATCCCTGATACCAGTTCACTGAGCATCCGGACGTCCGGTCTGCTGGGGGAACAGTATCTGGCGTTGAACGTTGGTTTTGAAGATCCTGAGCTGGGAACGTCTATCCTCAAAGATGGCGGCACAATCCAGGACACCAAATCCGCGATGGTGCTGGAAGACATGATTGGTCAGTTCCTTTACAACAGCAACAGTAAAGGCGATGACAATAAGAATTCTGGCGATGCGCCGGCGCCAACCGAAGGCCATAATGAAGCCACTGGGCCTGCGGGCACAACGAATTAATCTCAGGAGAATCGAATTATGCTTAAGCGTTTAATGATGGTGGCTCTGCTGGTGATTGCACCGCTGAGCACCGCCATTGCAGCCGATCAGACCAACCCTTACAAGTTGATGGATGAAGCGGCGCAGAAAACCTTCGACCGCCTGAAAAACGAACAGCCGAAAATCCGTTCTAATCCGGATTATCTGCGTGATGTGGTTGACCAGGAGCTGCTGCCGTATGTGCAGGTGAAATACGCTGGTGCGCTGGTGTTGGGGCGTTACTACAAAGAGGCTACTCCGGCTCAGCGTGAAGCCTATTTCGCCGCGTTTCGTGAATACCTGAAACAGGCCTACGGCCAGGCGCTGGCGATGTATCACGGGCAGACGTATCAGATTGCTCCGGAACAACCGTTAGGCGATGCGAGCATCGTTCCGATCCGTGTAACCATTCTCGATCCAAACGGTCGTCCTCCGGTGCGTCTGGACTTCCAGTGGCGTAAAAACACCCAGACGGGTCACTGGCAGGCCTATGACATGATCGCCGAAGGCGTCAGTATGATCACCACCAAACAGAATGAGTGGAGCGATCTGCTGCGTACTAAAGGGATCGATGGACTGACAGCGCAACTGAAATCTATCTCGCAGCAAAAAATCACGCTGGAAGAGAAGAAGTAATGACGCAGTCACTCAACTGGACGCGTGACGGTGACAAGCTGTCGCTGGTGGGGGAACTGGACCAGGATGTGCTTAATCCTTTGTGGGATGCGCGTATTGAAGCGATGACCGGTGTGACCTGCATCGATCTCAGCCAGGTCTCCCGAGTGGATACGGGGGGACTGGCGCTGCTGGTCCATCTCATCAGTCTGGTGAAAGAGCAGGGCAACAACGTGTCGCTGTCGGGGGTGAACGACAAAGTCTTTACCCTGGCGGAACTCTATAATTTGCCGGCTGACGTGCTTCCGCGTCAGTAATATCAGTACGTTATTATCTACAGCCTCGCCGGATTGACCCGCGAGGCTTTTTGCTTATTTATGACAGCGCAACTTTGCTCTAAGATGTTGGGCTGTTTTCACAATCTGACGAATGAAGAGCCCATGGAAAATAATGAAATTCAGAGCGTGCTGATGAACGCACTCTCCCTCCAGGAAGTCCACGTCTCTGGCGATGGCAGTCACTTTCAGGTTATTGCCGTG comes from the Citrobacter amalonaticus genome and includes:
- the mlaD gene encoding outer membrane lipid asymmetry maintenance protein MlaD, with the protein product MQTKKNEIWVGIFLLAALLAALFVCLKAANVTSMRTEPTYTIYATFDNIGGLKVRSPVRIGGVVVGRVADISLDPKTYLPRVTLDIEERYNHIPDTSSLSIRTSGLLGEQYLALNVGFEDPELGTSILKDGGTIQDTKSAMVLEDMIGQFLYNSNSKGDDNKNSGDAPAPTEGHNEATGPAGTTN
- the mlaE gene encoding lipid asymmetry maintenance ABC transporter permease subunit MlaE, translated to MLLNALATLGHKGIKTLRTFGRAGLMLFNALVGKPEFRKHAPLLVRQLYNVGVLSMLIIIVSGVFIGMVLGLQGYLVLTTYSAETSLGMLVALSLLRELGPVVAALLFAGRAGSALTAEIGLMRATEQLSSMEMMAVDPLRRVISPRFWAGVISLPLLTILFVAVGIWGGSLVGVSWKGIDAGFFWSAMQNAVDWRLDLVNCLIKSVVFAITVTWIALFNGYDAIPTSAGISRATTRTVVHSSLAVLGLDFVLTALMFGN
- the mlaB gene encoding lipid asymmetry maintenance protein MlaB, which gives rise to MTQSLNWTRDGDKLSLVGELDQDVLNPLWDARIEAMTGVTCIDLSQVSRVDTGGLALLVHLISLVKEQGNNVSLSGVNDKVFTLAELYNLPADVLPRQ
- the mlaC gene encoding phospholipid-binding protein MlaC produces the protein MLKRLMMVALLVIAPLSTAIAADQTNPYKLMDEAAQKTFDRLKNEQPKIRSNPDYLRDVVDQELLPYVQVKYAGALVLGRYYKEATPAQREAYFAAFREYLKQAYGQALAMYHGQTYQIAPEQPLGDASIVPIRVTILDPNGRPPVRLDFQWRKNTQTGHWQAYDMIAEGVSMITTKQNEWSDLLRTKGIDGLTAQLKSISQQKITLEEKK